Proteins encoded together in one Halothermothrix orenii H 168 window:
- a CDS encoding DUF441 domain-containing protein, which produces MNIKYFLLIITILGFLARSRVLVIAGLLLLTIYEFEIDFVFEFLGNKGIEIGLIFLLMAILSSLVLSPVDGEVIKDNLLSWQGTVAIIAGVLATKFNGMGLDLLQESPQFILGIIMGSLVGIVFFGGIPVGPLMAAGIGAVLFKIIEIIKG; this is translated from the coding sequence GTGAATATTAAATATTTTCTACTTATAATAACTATCCTTGGTTTCTTAGCCCGCTCCCGTGTTCTGGTAATAGCCGGACTTTTATTATTGACCATATATGAGTTTGAAATAGATTTTGTATTCGAATTCCTGGGGAATAAGGGTATTGAAATCGGGTTAATTTTTTTATTGATGGCTATCCTGTCATCCCTGGTTTTATCACCTGTAGACGGGGAAGTAATTAAGGATAATTTGCTAAGCTGGCAGGGAACAGTTGCCATAATAGCCGGGGTTCTGGCTACTAAGTTTAATGGAATGGGACTTGATTTACTTCAGGAATCCCCTCAGTTTATTTTGGGTATAATCATGGGTTCTTTAGTAGGAATAGTTTTTTTTGGTGGAATACCGGTCGGGCCCCTTATGGCTGCAGGAATCGGGGCTGTTTTATTTAAAATAATAGAGATAATTAAGGGCTGA
- a CDS encoding 2-phosphosulfolactate phosphatase, with amino-acid sequence MPDIYITLTPDELKNIPDKGVIVVVIDTLRASTTIVTALANGARKVIPFATSSKLQEYYRKNPSAHYMLCGEKGGEKIPGFDLGNSPSEISPGMVMDKIMLIKTTNGTRVLEDISSDNRVYIGALVNSCAVVEEVKKKEKDVYLVCAGTRGKFSLEDFFAAGRFSSLLMNEGWNGGDLEFAAARIFEDNSSYQETINLFHHSQNGQNLRELGYKEDIKFAARRDIFSIVPYWDGIKIRISRR; translated from the coding sequence GTGCCTGATATATATATTACTCTAACGCCAGATGAACTCAAAAATATCCCTGATAAGGGAGTTATAGTAGTAGTTATTGATACCCTGAGGGCCAGTACAACTATAGTTACTGCCCTGGCCAACGGGGCCAGGAAGGTCATACCATTTGCCACCAGCAGCAAATTACAGGAGTATTATCGAAAAAATCCTTCGGCCCATTATATGCTCTGTGGAGAGAAAGGAGGAGAAAAAATACCGGGGTTTGACCTCGGTAACTCTCCTTCTGAAATAAGTCCAGGAATGGTTATGGATAAAATTATGCTGATTAAAACAACAAACGGCACCAGGGTCCTTGAGGATATTAGCTCAGATAACAGGGTTTACATAGGGGCTCTTGTTAACAGTTGTGCTGTCGTCGAAGAGGTTAAAAAGAAAGAGAAAGATGTTTACCTTGTCTGTGCAGGTACTAGAGGCAAGTTTTCACTGGAAGATTTTTTTGCAGCCGGCAGGTTTTCTTCTTTACTTATGAATGAAGGATGGAATGGTGGCGATCTGGAGTTTGCTGCAGCAAGAATATTTGAAGATAATAGCAGTTATCAGGAAACGATTAATTTGTTTCACCATTCCCAGAATGGTCAGAATTTAAGAGAACTCGGTTATAAAGAGGATATTAAATTCGCTGCCCGTCGTGATATTTTTTCCATAGTTCCTTACTGGGATGGAATCAAGATTAGAATAAGTAGACGATGA
- a CDS encoding phosphosulfolactate synthase, with protein sequence MDDRRYNGWELEMDCPIEGRVLKPRHKGVTMVLDKGLGIRALKDLLEIAGDYIDFLKFSFGTSFVYPHDILIEKIKLARLYGIEVFPGGTLFEVAASQGKVNEFLFRAKQLGFTTVEISNGTFDIGEKLRQESIIKASSLGFKVLTEVGKKDRNNPLTLEEMKTQIKEDIENGATKVIIEGRESGKGISIYRDDGSIDMKMLEGIVSSVPHNLDVIIWEAPLKKQQAVLINQFGPNVNLGNIRVDEVIALEALRRGLRGDTFKSTLPDEGKEGEERMIGA encoded by the coding sequence ATGGATGACAGAAGGTATAATGGATGGGAACTGGAGATGGATTGCCCGATTGAGGGTCGGGTATTAAAACCTCGTCATAAAGGAGTTACCATGGTTCTTGATAAAGGGCTTGGTATCAGGGCCCTTAAGGATTTACTGGAAATTGCCGGTGACTACATAGATTTTTTAAAATTTAGTTTTGGTACTTCTTTTGTGTATCCCCATGATATTTTAATTGAAAAAATTAAGCTGGCAAGATTATATGGTATAGAGGTTTTTCCAGGGGGAACCCTTTTTGAGGTAGCTGCCAGTCAGGGCAAGGTTAACGAGTTTTTATTCAGAGCCAAACAGCTTGGCTTTACCACTGTTGAAATATCAAATGGCACTTTCGATATTGGCGAAAAACTGAGGCAGGAATCTATTATTAAAGCCAGTTCCCTGGGATTTAAAGTGCTGACTGAAGTAGGGAAAAAAGACCGGAATAATCCTTTAACCCTGGAAGAAATGAAGACCCAGATCAAAGAGGATATAGAAAACGGGGCCACTAAAGTTATTATTGAAGGCCGGGAATCCGGAAAAGGTATTTCAATTTACCGTGATGATGGTTCAATTGATATGAAAATGCTTGAAGGGATTGTTTCTTCGGTTCCCCATAACCTGGATGTAATTATCTGGGAGGCACCTTTGAAAAAACAACAGGCGGTTTTAATAAATCAGTTTGGTCCCAATGTTAACCTGGGAAATATTAGAGTTGATGAAGTTATAGCCCTGGAAGCGTTGAGAAGGGGGTTACGAGGGGATACCTTTAAGAGTACCTTACCTGATGAAGGAAAAGAAGGTGAGGAGAGGATGATCGGTGCCTGA
- the fsa gene encoding fructose-6-phosphate aldolase: MKLFIDTANVKEISEVKEWGVLSGVTTNPSLIAREGGVEFEDVIKQITDLVPGPISAEVISTEAEGMVEEARKLASISDNVVIKIPMTPEGLKAVNILSSEGIKTNVTLVFSANQALLAARAGATYVSPFIGRLDDIGHTGMELVRDIAQVFKIHNIETEIIAASIRHPLHVLEAAKAGADIATIPYAVFKKMVQHPKTDEGIEKFLADWNKR; encoded by the coding sequence ATGAAGCTGTTTATTGATACTGCTAATGTAAAAGAAATTTCAGAAGTTAAGGAATGGGGTGTATTATCAGGGGTCACTACAAATCCCAGCCTTATTGCCAGAGAAGGTGGGGTAGAATTTGAAGATGTAATCAAACAGATTACTGATCTGGTTCCCGGCCCTATCAGTGCCGAGGTAATAAGTACAGAGGCTGAGGGCATGGTGGAAGAGGCCCGGAAACTGGCCAGTATTTCTGATAATGTTGTTATTAAGATTCCGATGACCCCGGAGGGCTTAAAGGCGGTAAATATTTTATCCAGTGAGGGTATTAAAACCAATGTTACTCTGGTTTTCTCTGCCAATCAGGCTTTACTGGCAGCCAGAGCTGGTGCTACCTATGTCAGTCCATTCATTGGACGCCTGGATGATATTGGGCATACCGGAATGGAGCTTGTCAGGGATATTGCTCAGGTATTTAAGATACATAATATTGAAACTGAAATAATTGCAGCCAGTATCAGACACCCGCTCCATGTGCTGGAGGCTGCTAAAGCCGGGGCCGATATAGCTACTATTCCTTATGCCGTTTTCAAGAAAATGGTACAGCATCCGAAAACAGATGAGGGAATTGAGAAGTTTCTGGCTGACTGGAATAAGAGGTAA
- a CDS encoding glycosyl hydrolase family 18 protein, which produces MKPSYQRKKFITMLLLVSIITPFLLMLVSPVIYCAATSSEEGPGTFDWLKGILLLIISFFINNFVDKNEEDQEARPGESPLDEDIISNREILGFYVNWLTPYANSYDAMVSNHRYVDMVAPFWFTANPDGTIKSRYGGHQYEVDSFSKRQGLELLPLINNNQKNNMILVDSDVRSKTIKNIVKLVEKYNYNGVNIDFEFIPPWTRNGYTQFIKELSSELNKKNKKLTISVFPKIDVPMELQGAYDYAALGKLVDRVVIMTYDHHWPSGDPGPIAPINWVEKNIKYALEYIPNEKLLIGVANYGYDWPEGGPGRPISAKEAMNLAREKGVKVQWDTPSQSPYFYYQDNSGIKHEVWFESSSSLAFKLELVKKYNLKGIAIWRLGNGTDRFWEIIDNKLGQ; this is translated from the coding sequence ATGAAACCATCTTATCAACGTAAAAAGTTCATTACTATGCTCCTTCTTGTGTCTATTATAACTCCTTTCTTACTTATGTTAGTATCTCCGGTTATATACTGTGCTGCAACATCCAGTGAAGAAGGCCCCGGTACTTTTGACTGGTTAAAAGGTATTCTGTTATTAATTATTTCTTTTTTTATTAATAACTTTGTTGATAAAAATGAAGAAGATCAGGAAGCAAGACCCGGTGAATCGCCTCTGGATGAAGATATTATCTCAAATCGGGAAATACTGGGCTTTTATGTCAACTGGCTAACCCCATATGCTAATTCATATGATGCCATGGTTTCTAACCACAGGTATGTTGACATGGTAGCACCCTTCTGGTTTACAGCCAACCCTGATGGTACAATCAAGAGTAGATACGGGGGGCACCAGTATGAGGTAGATTCCTTTTCCAAAAGACAGGGTCTTGAATTACTACCTCTGATTAATAACAACCAGAAAAATAACATGATCCTGGTTGATTCAGATGTCAGGAGTAAGACGATAAAAAATATAGTTAAGCTGGTGGAAAAATATAATTATAATGGAGTAAATATTGACTTTGAATTTATTCCACCCTGGACCCGTAATGGTTATACCCAGTTTATTAAAGAGCTTTCCAGTGAGTTAAACAAGAAAAACAAAAAACTTACAATCTCCGTTTTTCCTAAAATAGATGTCCCGATGGAGTTACAGGGAGCCTATGATTATGCAGCCCTGGGAAAACTGGTTGACAGGGTAGTTATCATGACCTATGACCACCACTGGCCCTCCGGTGACCCCGGACCGATTGCCCCCATAAACTGGGTCGAAAAGAATATTAAATATGCACTGGAATATATACCAAATGAGAAACTTCTAATAGGAGTAGCTAACTACGGCTATGACTGGCCTGAGGGGGGACCCGGTAGGCCCATCAGTGCTAAAGAAGCAATGAACCTGGCCCGGGAAAAGGGCGTTAAAGTTCAATGGGATACACCTTCCCAGAGCCCCTATTTCTATTACCAGGATAACAGTGGCATTAAACACGAAGTCTGGTTTGAATCAAGTAGTAGCCTTGCCTTCAAACTGGAGCTGGTTAAGAAATATAATCTGAAAGGTATAGCCATCTGGCGGCTGGGAAATGGTACTGACCGGTTCTGGGAGATTATAGACAATAAATTAGGTCAGTGA
- a CDS encoding response regulator, with protein MKPTKVLVADDHDLVREGICKLLELYEDIKVVGEAGDGLETVKGVRDHFPDLVLLDLNMPRMGGITAIKKIKEISPGIKVLILTIHDEEEYVYEVIRSGAEGYIQKDVKPEELKRAIDKVIKGDKVFPRSTENEVREVVNEKYEVCELSSREQEVLELLAQGMSNKQIAQELFISEKTVKNHVSNILRKLSVNDRTQAVIVALKRGLVSLT; from the coding sequence ATGAAGCCGACAAAGGTATTAGTAGCTGACGACCACGATCTGGTAAGAGAGGGGATCTGTAAACTCCTCGAATTATATGAAGATATTAAAGTAGTGGGAGAGGCTGGAGATGGCCTGGAAACCGTGAAAGGAGTCAGGGATCATTTTCCGGATCTGGTTTTACTGGATTTAAATATGCCCCGGATGGGGGGAATAACAGCCATAAAGAAAATAAAGGAAATAAGCCCCGGGATAAAGGTATTAATACTGACCATCCATGATGAAGAAGAATATGTTTATGAGGTAATAAGGTCCGGGGCCGAGGGTTATATTCAAAAGGATGTCAAGCCTGAAGAATTAAAAAGAGCTATAGATAAGGTTATAAAAGGGGATAAAGTATTTCCCCGGTCAACAGAGAATGAAGTGCGTGAGGTTGTTAATGAAAAATATGAAGTCTGTGAATTAAGCAGTAGAGAGCAGGAAGTACTGGAGCTTCTGGCCCAGGGTATGAGCAACAAACAGATAGCCCAGGAACTGTTCATTAGTGAAAAAACTGTTAAGAATCATGTCAGCAATATTTTAAGGAAGTTATCAGTTAATGACAGAACCCAGGCTGTTATAGTTGCTCTTAAAAGAGGTCTGGTATCACTGACCTAA
- a CDS encoding sensor histidine kinase, which translates to MGQNIDPSRSLEKILEKTVEVLAESKKEIFTIAESIRREYDNIKRELDLINEEINEVVAKVDKLQEVNRIARIRLMEVSRDFEKHSEYDIKYAYQQAEDTSVQIAVLREKEEQLKKRRAELENRLINLKRNIEKAENMVSRVGVVHDYLLGELSNLSEQFDDLRQKQQLAIKIIQAQEDERKRVAREIHDGPAQSIANLVFRVELAQKLMDKDLKKARNELEDVKELVRLSMQEVRKIIYDLRPMSLDDLGLIPTLRRYINKFNEQTKIIIDFNILGPKRRLPNTYEITIFRLIQEGLNNIYKHSKASTGTVTLEYTPEQINILISDDGIGFKPEEVGANKFGLVSMRERCELLGGKLDLFSEKNKGTKIKITLPIKQRGGKDEADKGISS; encoded by the coding sequence GTGGGACAGAATATTGACCCGTCCAGATCTCTGGAAAAGATTCTTGAAAAGACAGTAGAAGTTTTAGCCGAGAGCAAGAAGGAGATATTTACTATAGCCGAATCAATCCGCCGGGAATATGATAATATAAAGAGAGAACTAGATTTGATTAATGAGGAAATAAATGAAGTTGTAGCTAAAGTTGATAAGCTCCAGGAGGTTAACAGAATTGCGAGAATAAGGCTTATGGAAGTTAGCCGGGATTTTGAAAAACATAGTGAATATGATATCAAATATGCCTATCAACAGGCTGAGGATACTTCTGTCCAGATAGCGGTATTAAGGGAAAAAGAAGAACAGTTAAAGAAGAGAAGGGCCGAACTTGAAAACAGGTTAATTAATTTAAAAAGAAATATTGAAAAGGCAGAAAATATGGTTTCCAGAGTAGGGGTTGTTCATGATTATTTACTTGGAGAATTATCCAATTTAAGTGAGCAATTTGATGATTTAAGACAAAAACAACAGCTGGCCATTAAAATAATTCAGGCCCAGGAAGATGAACGGAAGAGGGTCGCCCGTGAAATTCACGATGGACCGGCCCAGTCAATTGCCAATCTTGTCTTTAGAGTGGAACTTGCTCAGAAACTTATGGACAAGGATTTAAAAAAGGCCAGGAATGAACTTGAGGATGTTAAAGAGCTGGTAAGATTAAGTATGCAGGAAGTCAGAAAAATTATTTACGACCTGAGGCCCATGTCTCTTGATGACCTTGGTTTAATTCCTACTTTAAGGCGTTATATAAATAAATTCAATGAACAGACTAAAATCATTATAGATTTTAATATTTTGGGTCCAAAAAGGCGGCTGCCAAATACATATGAAATTACAATATTTCGCTTAATTCAGGAAGGTCTTAATAACATTTATAAACACTCTAAAGCCAGTACAGGGACTGTTACCCTGGAATATACTCCTGAACAAATCAATATCTTAATCAGTGATGATGGTATCGGGTTTAAACCTGAAGAGGTGGGGGCCAATAAATTTGGCCTGGTAAGTATGAGAGAGAGGTGTGAGTTGTTAGGAGGTAAACTTGATCTTTTTTCTGAAAAAAACAAAGGGACAAAAATAAAAATAACATTACCAATAAAACAAAGAGGTGGGAAAGATGAAGCCGACAAAGGTATTAGTAGCTGA
- a CDS encoding 2-hydroxyacid dehydrogenase has product MSGQKNKPTVYVTREIPEKGLKLLEKECHVTVNRNSRSLGREELINNIKGIDGLVSMLSDPIDGGVIKSNPDLKVVANYAVGYNNIDVEAATRQGVAVTNTPGVLTEATADLTWALLMAVARRIIESDQFVRQGQFKGWGPRLMLGSDVYGKTLGIIGFGRIGQAVARRARGFNMEILYNKRTRLSRDREEKLGVQYAEVDELLKRADYISINAPLNKSTYHLVGLQEFELMKNTAIVINTGRGPIIDESALVEALKEGKIAGAGLDVYEEEPEVHPGLMELDNVVLTPHTGSGTIETRDKMAVMVAEDVIAVLKGKRPANLVNPGVYKN; this is encoded by the coding sequence ATTTCCGGACAAAAAAATAAACCGACTGTCTATGTAACCAGGGAGATCCCTGAAAAAGGTCTTAAACTACTTGAAAAAGAATGTCATGTGACTGTTAACAGGAATAGCAGGAGTCTGGGAAGGGAGGAATTAATTAATAACATAAAAGGAATCGACGGGTTGGTCTCTATGTTAAGTGACCCCATTGACGGGGGAGTAATTAAAAGCAACCCTGATCTGAAAGTGGTTGCCAACTATGCGGTAGGATATAACAATATTGATGTTGAAGCCGCTACCAGACAGGGGGTGGCTGTGACCAATACTCCCGGTGTTTTAACTGAAGCAACTGCTGATTTGACCTGGGCTTTATTAATGGCTGTGGCCAGGCGGATAATAGAATCAGACCAGTTTGTAAGGCAGGGACAGTTTAAAGGATGGGGACCGAGGTTAATGCTGGGAAGTGATGTTTATGGAAAAACACTGGGGATTATCGGTTTTGGCCGGATCGGGCAGGCTGTGGCCAGACGGGCCCGGGGTTTTAATATGGAGATTCTTTATAATAAAAGAACCCGCCTTTCCCGGGACCGGGAAGAAAAACTGGGAGTTCAGTATGCTGAGGTTGATGAATTGCTTAAGAGGGCAGATTATATCTCCATAAATGCTCCTTTGAATAAGTCAACATACCATCTGGTTGGCCTGCAGGAATTTGAACTTATGAAAAATACTGCTATAGTTATAAATACCGGACGGGGTCCAATAATAGATGAAAGTGCCCTGGTCGAGGCTTTAAAAGAGGGGAAAATAGCCGGGGCCGGCCTCGATGTTTATGAAGAAGAACCAGAAGTACATCCGGGTCTTATGGAGCTTGATAATGTTGTGTTAACCCCTCACACCGGGAGTGGTACCATTGAGACCAGGGATAAAATGGCGGTTATGGTGGCAGAAGATGTTATTGCTGTTTTAAAAGGAAAAAGACCAGCAAATTTGGTTAATCCAGGAGTCTATAAGAATTGA
- a CDS encoding methyl-accepting chemotaxis protein, with protein MDKKNELYQQNLLLLKIMWLITVIGVVFLLYRSAPVIMITGFTITCLIVNILLTFLMWKNILTQYIQYFIIVGLSVLAWLLISTSNSFYSYLILFANLVLIALYTNYWPTLIMGISNLIIVNSLLGGIGRNNLLIIDLYLVLITVLVLTQTHLRIKIQRRIDEKHQQVIKTEKEKESLLEEIMTTVKELSNFNSSLKENIKVTDRISSEVTKAFTDIAKGIEDQAHSVNEINESARSSNHNVRALASASNEMLNLSNKTVNATSKGNEQVDLLDTKMQDVDQIINESVDLINRLNEQAQQIGDIVETINNIAKQTNLLALNAAIEAARAGEAGQGFAVVADEIRELAEDSHRSTDKIASILQDIKAKTGQVTEQINIGHDAVLSSKNSTEEVKRVFKEIDDNTKNVVEQAQYLEESVRGLEKESQAIVEEISSISSIIEETSASVEEVLAGSEEQTNKVKNIVESFKQLDKLINKLQSLTKGGS; from the coding sequence ATGGATAAGAAAAACGAGTTATACCAACAAAATCTTTTGTTATTAAAAATCATGTGGTTAATAACCGTAATTGGAGTCGTGTTTTTACTTTATAGAAGTGCTCCTGTGATTATGATCACTGGTTTTACCATAACATGCCTGATTGTAAATATATTACTAACATTTTTAATGTGGAAAAATATCCTTACCCAGTACATACAGTATTTCATTATTGTCGGATTATCGGTTCTAGCATGGTTATTAATTTCCACTTCTAATAGTTTTTATAGTTACCTGATTTTATTTGCCAATCTGGTGTTGATTGCCCTTTATACTAACTACTGGCCAACTTTGATTATGGGGATAAGCAATTTGATTATTGTTAATTCTCTTCTGGGAGGGATAGGCAGGAACAATCTTTTAATTATTGATTTATATCTGGTTTTAATAACTGTCCTGGTATTGACCCAGACCCATCTCCGGATTAAAATTCAGAGAAGAATAGATGAAAAACATCAGCAGGTCATCAAGACTGAAAAGGAAAAAGAATCTCTCTTAGAGGAAATAATGACTACTGTTAAAGAGTTGAGCAACTTTAACTCCAGTTTGAAGGAAAACATTAAGGTAACAGACCGTATTTCCAGTGAAGTTACTAAAGCTTTTACTGATATTGCAAAAGGTATTGAAGATCAGGCCCATAGTGTAAATGAAATAAATGAATCAGCCCGGTCCAGCAACCATAATGTCCGGGCCCTTGCCAGTGCTTCAAATGAAATGCTTAATTTATCTAATAAAACAGTGAATGCTACTTCAAAGGGGAATGAACAGGTAGACCTTCTTGATACCAAGATGCAGGATGTTGATCAGATTATAAATGAGAGTGTTGACCTTATTAATAGATTAAATGAACAGGCCCAGCAAATAGGTGATATTGTAGAAACCATTAATAATATAGCCAAACAGACTAATCTTCTGGCTTTAAACGCAGCTATAGAGGCAGCCCGGGCCGGGGAAGCAGGTCAGGGTTTTGCTGTGGTGGCCGACGAAATACGTGAACTGGCTGAAGATTCTCACCGTTCTACTGATAAAATTGCCTCTATACTGCAGGATATTAAAGCCAAAACAGGACAGGTAACTGAGCAGATAAATATCGGTCATGATGCTGTTTTATCAAGCAAGAACTCTACTGAAGAAGTAAAAAGAGTATTTAAAGAGATTGATGATAATACTAAAAATGTAGTAGAACAGGCTCAATACCTGGAAGAATCAGTAAGGGGCCTGGAGAAGGAATCACAGGCAATTGTTGAAGAAATATCTTCTATTTCCAGTATTATCGAGGAAACATCTGCTTCTGTTGAAGAAGTACTGGCCGGGAGTGAAGAACAGACAAATAAAGTTAAAAATATAGTAGAAAGCTTTAAACAACTGGATAAACTAATTAATAAGTTACAGAGTTTAACTAAAGGAGGTAGCTAA
- a CDS encoding ATP-binding protein: protein MVTRKIVHIDEEKCNGCGLCIPACHEGAIQLVNGKAKLVDDKYCDGLGDCIGECPQGAIKIIEREAREYDKEAVQERLNNLESSNMKVKGGCPGASMRDLSQSDNNNSSITSNDIELKIKSQLKNWPVQLMLVPDKAPYFNNADLLVTADCVPFAYPNFHLDLLKNRTAVIGCPKLDNTGYYVEKLTSIIKENDINSVTVAVMEVPCCNGLIQAVQKAVQDSGKKLDFEQVIITIDGNKRQR, encoded by the coding sequence ATGGTTACAAGGAAAATTGTTCACATTGATGAGGAAAAATGTAACGGCTGTGGTTTATGTATTCCTGCCTGTCATGAAGGCGCCATTCAGTTAGTTAATGGTAAAGCCAAACTGGTTGATGATAAATATTGTGATGGTCTTGGGGATTGTATTGGAGAGTGTCCTCAGGGTGCGATAAAGATTATTGAAAGAGAGGCCAGAGAGTACGATAAAGAAGCTGTACAGGAACGTTTAAATAATCTTGAATCGAGTAATATGAAGGTAAAAGGAGGTTGTCCTGGGGCCAGTATGAGGGATTTAAGTCAAAGTGATAATAATAACTCAAGTATCACTTCAAATGACATTGAACTTAAGATTAAATCCCAGTTAAAAAACTGGCCAGTCCAGTTAATGCTGGTTCCAGATAAGGCACCATATTTTAATAATGCTGATTTGCTGGTAACAGCTGACTGTGTACCCTTTGCCTATCCGAATTTTCACCTTGACCTATTGAAAAACCGGACAGCTGTGATAGGTTGTCCCAAGCTGGATAATACCGGATACTATGTAGAGAAGCTGACTTCCATTATAAAGGAAAATGATATTAACAGCGTTACTGTTGCTGTTATGGAAGTACCCTGTTGTAATGGATTGATTCAGGCAGTTCAGAAAGCAGTTCAGGATAGTGGGAAAAAACTTGATTTTGAACAAGTAATAATAACTATTGACGGCAATAAACGGCAAAGATAA